In Alicyclobacillus macrosporangiidus CPP55, a single window of DNA contains:
- a CDS encoding helix-turn-helix domain-containing protein: protein MKQLREIRHLKESDVAHFLGISEQLYRKLESSEFDIPATALMELAVFYGVTTDFLVGLSDDLAAAGRIQKPEAVEFLRIMLEARSTNRGVYEKFCAIVHEVASNPEADVFAIAARHFPQHAEELKSLRRKDSP, encoded by the coding sequence ATGAAGCAATTGCGGGAGATTCGCCATCTCAAGGAGAGTGATGTTGCACACTTTCTCGGCATCTCAGAGCAGCTTTACCGAAAACTTGAATCGAGCGAGTTCGACATTCCAGCAACTGCCCTTATGGAACTGGCCGTCTTTTACGGTGTAACGACCGATTTTCTCGTCGGTTTATCCGACGACTTGGCGGCCGCCGGGCGAATTCAAAAACCAGAAGCAGTGGAATTCCTCCGAATCATGCTGGAGGCACGGTCGACAAACAGAGGCGTGTACGAGAAATTTTGTGCCATTGTTCATGAGGTGGCATCAAATCCTGAGGCAGATGTTTTTGCAATTGCAGCGAGACATTTTCCGCAGCATGCGGAAGAATTGAAATCCCTAAGGCGCAAAGACTCACCGTAA